A window of the Henckelia pumila isolate YLH828 chromosome 3, ASM3356847v2, whole genome shotgun sequence genome harbors these coding sequences:
- the LOC140891179 gene encoding NDR1/HIN1-like protein 3: MADAKQPHLNGAYYGPSIPPPSKSYHRPGRGGGSCCCNPFSCLLNCLCTCVCQILCTILVVVGIVVLVCWLIFRPNEVKFYATGAELTQFNIDNNNMLYYNLAVNLTIRNPNRRIGVYYDRIEATAIYEGQRVSTKELVPFYQGHKSTNYLNAEFSGQQPITLGAGELSDHNQNKISNVYEIDVKLRLRIRLKLGAVKTPRMKPKIECDLKIPLASNGTTTSVVVFETTRCGFDWR; encoded by the coding sequence ATGGCCGACGCTAAACAACCCCACCTCAACGGAGCCTATTACGGCCCTTCCATCCCTCCGCCTTCCAAGTCCTACCACCGCCCCGGACGCGGCGGCGGGAGCTGCTGCTGCAACCCCTTCAGCTGCCTCCTCAACTGCCTCTGCACTTGTGTTTGCCAGATCCTATGCACCATCCTGGTGGTCGTGGGAATCGTCGTCCTCGTCTGCTGGCTCATCTTCCGCCCCAACGAAGTAAAGTTCTACGCCACCGGGGCTGAGCTGACCCAGTTCAACATAGACAACAACAACATGCTTTACTACAACTTGGCCGTCAACCTGACCATCCGGAACCCGAACCGCCGCATAGGGGTGTACTACGATCGGATCGAGGCGACGGCAATCTACGAGGGGCAGAGGGTCTCCACCAAGGAACTGGTGCCGTTTTACCAGGGACACAAGAGCACCAACTACCTGAACGCCGAATTCAGCGGACAACAACCGATTACCCTCGGGGCCGGTGAGTTGTCCGATCACAACCAGAACAAGATTTCCAACGTGTATGAAATCGACGTGAAGCTCCGCCTACGAATCAGGCTGAAGCTCGGGGCCGTGAAAACGCCGAGGATGAAGCCAAAGATCGAATGCGACTTGAAAATACCATTGGCTTCTAATGGCACCACGACTTCCGTTGTGGTGTTTGAAACAACGCGGTGCGGCTTCGATTGGCGCTGA